In the Colletotrichum higginsianum IMI 349063 chromosome 7 map unlocalized unitig_7, whole genome shotgun sequence genome, one interval contains:
- a CDS encoding Ph signal transduction protein, with product MLLFAVVVLVIMALTLRNDAIDVRGRIMKTGTGVKSSITHQQPLDAVKSHASSSLSDKIPAEPAPSTTHVMNCDVNTDHLRTLKDKYGLADKIHYFKRYVTFTRKAIQRKGYTVLDQDFLPKKFKTVDIGKSYAPEDCAAPLEVPVTQSPYPSTVNASDFMFAVSTTYKRFNDPKTSPIKEWSHWLTDSNGKSNGGKLLLLLLDASDAELKDASDRLKRVGIDADVAHSDPSMEMAVRYLTLVPYLYNHPERKTRKWLVTCDDDTYFPSMHGLIDKFATFDHLDPLYIGTLSEDVNAIHRHGSQAFGGAGVFLSVPLAAAINQLYESCKTEQKVKEANSGWGPQGDILLRKCIYENTEVRLTNLWELWQLDLFGDPAGFYESGIKPLSLHHYKGGGWHFAKPFQSSKVAHACGEDCSYQRFITADDFIIANGFSIAHYPQGIDFNLDQMERTFTPAPDDIGWNLDYMFGPQRRSLHKTGRKIAWELQEAHVQEDGSVLQVYTRRKDDERWVEEDGEPMSKIDGIIELVWIPST from the coding sequence AGACGGGGACCGGTGTCAAGTCATCCATCACACACCAACAACCCCTGGACGCCGTCAAGTCCCACGCCTCCTCGTCTCTCTCCGACAAGATCCCCGCCGAGCCCGCTCCCTCAACGACCCATGTCATGAACTGCGATGTCAACACCGATCACCTTAGGACGCTCAAGGACAAATacggcctcgccgacaaGATCCACTACTTCAAGCGCTACGTCACCTTCACCCGTAAGGCCATCCAGCGCAAGGGCTACACCGTTCTGGACCAGGACTTCCTCCCCAAGAAGTTCAAGACGGTCGACATCGGCAAGTCGTACGCCCCGGAGGACTGCGCAGCCCCTCTGGAAGTCCCCGTCACCCAGTCCCCCTACCCCTCCACCGTCAATGCCTCTGACTTCATGTTCGCCGTGTCCACCACCTACAAGCGTTTCAACGACCCCAAGACCAGTCCGATCAAGGAGTGGTCCCACTGGCTAACCGACAGCAACGGCAAGTccaacggcggcaagcttctgctgctccttctcgacgccagcgacgccgagctcaagGACGCCAGCGACAGGCTCAAGAGagtcggcatcgacgccgatgtGGCGCACTCGGACCCCTCCATGGAGATGGCCGTTCGCTACTTGACCCTCGTACCCTACCTCTACAACCATCCCGAGCGGAAGACAAGAAAGTGGCTCGTCACttgcgacgacgacacaTACTTCCCCAGCATGCACGGTCTCATTGACAAGTTTGCTACTTTCGACCACCTCGACCCTCTCTACATCGGAACCCTCTCCGAGGACGTCAACGCCATTCACCGCCACGGATCCCAGGCTttcggcggtgccggcgtgTTCCTCAGCGTACCTCTCGCAGCTGCCATCAACCAGTTGTACGAGTCGTGCAAAACGGAGCAaaaggtcaaggaggccaaCTCCGGCTGGGGCCCCCAAGGCGACATCCTTCTTCGCAAGTGCATTTACGAGAATACCGAGGTCCGCCTCACCAACCTGTGGGAGCTGTGGCAGCTTGACTTGTTCGGCGACCCAGCTGGCTTCTACGAGTCTGGCATCAAGCCCCTGAGCCTGCACCACTACAAGGGAGGCGGCTGGCACTTCGCCAAGCCCTTCCAGTCGTCCAAGGTTGCCCACGCCTGTGGCGAGGACTGCTCATACCAACGATTCATCACGGCTGACGACTTCATTATCGCCAACGGCTTCAGCATTGCCCACTACCCCCAGGGCATCGACTTTAACCTTGACCAGATGGAGCGCACCTTCACCCCCGCTCCCGATGATATTGGCTGGAACCTGGACTACATGTTCGGTCCCCAGCGCCGATCCCTGCACAAGACTGGCCGAAAGATTGCCTGGGAGCTTCAGGAGGCTCACGTGCAGGAAGACGGATCCGTGCTTCAGGTCTACACGAGGAGAAAGGACGACGAGCGCTGGGttgaggaggacggcgagcccATGAGCAAGATTGATGGCATCATCGAACTTGTCTGGATTCCCTCGACATGA
- a CDS encoding BRO1-like domain-containing protein gives MTSISNILSLPFRKSTQLSLSSTIRQYINTKYDQHPDMFRQDLEVIDALRRDAVNVREPHPSGIKKLQAYAGQLAWIGGKFPIDIGAEFTWYPALGYNTERPMVRNNLKYELMNILYNLASLYSQLAVAQSRTGTEGLKIAAGYFASASGVLDHMQKEILPELRMSDPPEDMDADTLESLSYLLLAQSQECFWQKAVMDGYKDAIIARLAARVSDLYSLAGEAAMKSEAISSAWIHHMSAKHHHFAGAAQYRAACDCLEKRRYGEEVARLQDAVGCVNEGLKESRGGYLNKAVLEDLNGLKRKVEEDLKRAEKDNDVIYLQPVPPKSELKILDRANMAVAKVPPQVANPFDYLGDQAEFGPALFTKLVPFSVHAAITIYEQLRDRIVNENIIGQMETQTEKLHVMLSAINLPGSLQALEKPLGLPHSLVHHAEEIRQADAIGRIQRAFSDIDKLRTADLAVFNEGKAILAAEEEEDNRMRRKYGTDRWSRPDSRSDPQGSRFWAQVAEIEGYFASSTSSDAVVRDKYKEVQDLLEMLSGSDRAIMDYVPSSRRMDIPEPLKPVIGRLRGAYNDVLRLESKRRKKAEALREKARMDDIKPDILKEAARLERTYPTTAIVPAHFEDFFEKRLDKLYDAEIEAVAKEEDEQERLMAEVQRVNREFEAQKRNLSSGSREREQALQRLDNAYYKYKEIVNNVDVGRKFYNDLSKVVGQNFRDPVKAWAAERRIDAKSLEEDLSMPPLSSLNINRSPVHSPTGSSYDPRSQSYFSASVVPSTTQQQQQQQQSQPQQPPTRHEVHSPVEAHIQSWAGSTVEPQHPRPAAAMAGMWQPDMGIKFGGQPGASASAPAPAPAPASASGQSPPQGGTWNPASGIKFG, from the exons ATGACCAGCATATCCAACATCCTGTCGCTCCCCTTTCGCAAATCCACCCAGCTGTCGCTCTCGTCAACAATACGACAGTACATCAATACCAAATATGACCAGCACCCGGACATGTTCCGCCAAGACCTTGAGGTCATCGATGCCCTGCGACGGGATGCGGTCAACGTAAGGGAGCCGCACCCCAGCGGCATCAAGAAGCTCCAGGCCTACGCTGGACAGCTGGCGTGGATTGGCGGCAAGTTCCCAATCGAC ATCGGCGCTGAGTTCACGTGGTATCCGGCGCTGGGTTACAACACCGAACGGCCCATGGTTCGAAACAACCTCAAGTACGAGCTAATGAACATCCTCTACAACCTCGCCTCACTGTACTCtcagctcgccgtcgcgcaGTCGAGAACAGGAACGGAAGGACTCAAAATCGCCGCCGGATATTTCGCCTCGGCATCCGGAGTGCTGGATCACATGCAGAAGGAAATCCTTCCCGAGCTGCGCATGTCAGACCCCCCTGAGGACATGGACGCCGACACCCTCGAGTCGCTCTCTTACCTGCTCCTGGCACAATCACAAGAATGCTTCTGGCAGAAGGCCGTTATGGACGGCTACAAGGATGCCATCATCGCTCGTTTGGCCGCCCGCGTGTCAGACCTGTACAGCCTGGCGGGTGAGGCTGCGATGAAGAGCGAGGCCATCAGTTCTGCCTGGATCCATCACATGAGCGCGAAGCACCATCACTTCGCCGGTGCCGCGCAATACCGCGCTGCGTGCGACTGCCTTGAGAAGAGGAGATACGGTGAAGAGGTCGCTCGTCTGCAGGACGCTGTGGGTTGCGTGAATGAGGGACTGAAGGAGAGTCGGGGCGGATACCTGAACAAGGCAGTGCTCGAAGATTTGAACGGCCTGAAACGTAAAGTCGAGGAGGATCTAAAGCGGGCGGAGAAGGACAACGACGTCATCTACCTTC AACCCGTACCGCCAAAGTCGGAACTGAAGATTCTCGATAGAGCCAATATGGCTGTCGCCAAAGTCCCTCCGCAGGTGGCCAACCCTTTCGACTACCTCGGAGACCAGGCCGAGTTTGGTCCTGCGCTCTTCACGAAGCTCGTTCCGTTCTCGGtccacgccgccatcaccatctACGAGCAACTACGCGATCGTATAGTAAACGAGAACATCATCGGACAGATGGAAACTCAAACAGAAAAGCTTCATGTCATGCTGAGTGCCATCAACCTACCTGGCTCACTGCAGGCTCTGGAGAAGCCGCTCGGCTTGCCTCACAGCTTGGTCCACCATGCGGAAGAGATACGGCAAGCGGACGCCATAGGCCGCATTCAGCGGGCGTTCTCCGACATCGATAAGCTTCGGACTGCCGATCTTGCGGTCTTCAACGAGGGCAAGGCGATCCTCGcggcagaggaggaggaagataACCGAATGAGACGGAAGTACGGCACCGATCGTTGGTCCAGGCCCGACAGTCGCAGCGACCCCCAGGGAAGTCGGTTCTGGGCTCAAgtggccgagatcgagggctACTTTGCGAGCAGTACGAGCAGTGATGCTGTCGTGCGAGATAAGTACAAGGAGGTCCAGGACTTGCTCGAGATGCTGTCGGGATCGGACCGGGCCATCATGGACTACGTGCCTTCCTCCAGGCGGATGGACATCCCAGAGCCCCTGAAACCGGTAATAGGAAGGCTTCGGGGTGCCTACAACGACGTCCTCCGACTAGAGTCcaagaggagaaagaaggcAGAGGCGCTGCGGGAGAAGGCTAGAATGGACGACATCAAACCGGATATCCTTAAAGAAGCGGCTCGGCTCGAGAGGACGTACCCGACGACAGCTATTGTCCCGGCGCACTTTGAAGACTTCTTCGAGAAGCGCCTCGACAAGCTGTACGACGCCGAGATTGAGGCTGTCgcgaaggaggaggacgagcaAGAGCGGCTCATGGCCGAGGTTCAGAGAGTCAACCGGGAGTTTGAGGCTCAGAAGCGGAACTTGTCAAGTGGTAGCCGCGAGCGCGAACAGGCTCTGCAGAGGCTCGACAACGCCTACTACAAATACAAGGAGATCGTCAACAACGTCGATGTCGGACGAAAGTTCTACAACGACCTGAGCAAGGTGGTGGGCCAGAATTTCCGGGATCCGGTCAAGGCTTGGGCTGCGGAACGGCGGATAGACGCCAAGAGCCTCGAAGA GGACCTCAGTATGCCGCCGCTAAGCTCCCTGAACATCAATAGATCACCGGTACACTCTCCGACTGGCTCGAGCTACGACCCGCGGTCCCAGTCCTACTTCAGCGCGAGCGTCGTTCCCAGCACgacacagcagcagcagcagcagcagcagtctcAGCCGCAGCAACCCCCCACTCGGCACGAGGTGCACTCGCCTGTCGAGGCTCACATCCAGTCTTGGGCCGGCTCGACCGTCGAGCCTCAGCACCCGAGACCTGCGGCTGCTATGGCAGGCATGTGGCAGCCCGACATGGGCATCAAGTTCGGGGGTCAACCTGGCGCATCCGcctcggctccggctccaGCTCCGGCCCCGGCATCGGCCAGCGGACAATCGCCGCCGCAGGGAGGCACCTGGAACCCTGCCTCGGGAATCAAGTTCGGATAG
- a CDS encoding Alcohol dehydrogenase, which translates to MVKTFSFQDIQVNSPGFGAMGLSFGLGSNLTLEEAEPVLLKAIELGCTFWDTAVVYQAGVNEKLLGDFIRKHNVRDKVFIASKCGFAVFEQGMAVTNSASHIKKYIDGTIERLGFTPDLYYLHRIDPNTPLEESIPALDEIRKAGKTKYIGLSECSAATLRKANSIAKIDAVQAEYSAFETIHETDGLIETARELGVAYVAYSPLGHGWLVDDFRFKSPDDFAPDDFRRGSPKFQGENFYKNKAIVDEIKKLAARKGCSLPQIALAWVAAQGMIPIPGTTKAKRLEENWASRDIDLSEEEKGEMRRIIDAAKPHGNRYNPTQQAMVGH; encoded by the exons ATGGTCAAGACGTTCTCCTTCCAAGACATCCAGGTCAACTCgcccggcttcggcgccATGGGCCTCAGCTTCGGCCTCGGGAGCAACCTcaccctcgaggaggccgagcccGTGCTCCTGAAGGCCATCGAGCTTGGCTGCACCTTTTGGGACACCGCC GTCGTCTACCAGGCCGGCGTCAACGAGAAGCTCCTGGGCGACTTCATCCGGAAACACAACGTCCGCGACAAGGTTTTCA TTGCCTCCAAGTGCGGCTTCGCCGTCTTTGAGCAAGGCATGGCCGTCACCAACTCCGCCTCCCACATCAAGAAGTACATCGACGGCACCATCGAAAGGCTCGGGTTCACCCCGGACCTCTACTACCTCCACCGCATCGACCCCA ACACGCCCCTCGAGGAGTCCATCCCagccctcgacgagatccGCAAGGCCGGCAAGACAAAGTACATCGGCCTCTCCGAGTGTTCAGCCGCCACTCTCCGCAAGGCGAACTCCA TCGCCAAAatcgacgccgtccaggcGGAATACTCAGCCTTCGAAACAATTCACGAGACCGACGGGCTGATCGAGACGGCCAGggagctcggcgtcgcctACGTCGCCTACAGCCCGCTTGGCCACGGctggctcgtcgacgacttcCGTTTCAAGAGCCCCGATGACTTTGCCCCCGATGATTTCCGGCGCGGAA GCCCCAAGTTCCAAGGCGAAAACTTTTACAAGAACAAGGCCATCGTTGACGAGATCAAGAAGCTCGCTGCCCGAAAGGGGTGCAGCCTGCCGCAGATTGCCCTCGCCTGGGTCGCCGCCCAGGGCATGATCCCCATCCCCGGCACGACCAAGGCCAAGCGACTCGAGGAGAACTGGGCGTCGAGGGACATCGACCtgagcgaggaggagaagggggagatgcggcgcatcatcgacgcgGCGAAGCCGCATGGAAACAGATACAACCCGACACAGCAGGCCATGGTGGGGCACTAG
- a CDS encoding Protein BTN, translated as MHTKMSSSQLDGPLVTKYRTRTFLGFALIGLATTILTRVSHAANYLIIPYPKAIVLLLELLPSCLAKLLLPSVFGYIPQNARLVLLAGLWLLVKVVVSATPPNVLPPVRVLMTLLAASSSAATELCCLDSVRRYGRLGLIAWAAGTSLGQMANATWPLVLTSSMGMTLREGTGYMYPLIFTILFAYFVVLPRSSSATGNGDVDLDNRYTASYYDTSLMEATSTTLDKDPRKISRNPGTLAATTMQYLPTIFLASAAQAMVFPGVALALDGSSFSSLLSWTSALAFALYLGNFTARLSTIPFRLGNHRVVLILLAWMVALLLADSIFFLGSSWVVLGVALISGLLGGAVYIEVFDGVLKAVSDHSDCLLNLGIVSAGDTMGSLLGGLVGLLWEAAICSMTVDTGRFCHRARWNRDYSL; from the exons ATGCACACGAAAATGTCTTCAAGCCAGCTGGATGGCCCGCTTGTTACCAAGTACCGTACGCGAACGTTCTTAGGCTTTGCACTGATAG GTCTTGCAACCACCATCCTCACACGCGTTAGCCACGCAGCAAACTATCTCATCATCCCATACCCAAAGGCCAtcgtcctcctgctcgaGCTTCTTCCGTCTTGTCTAGCCAAACTATTGCTACCTTCAGTCTTTGGCTACATCCCTCAAAATGCACGCCTTGTCCTGTTGGCTGGATTATGGTTACTAGTCAAGGTTGTCGTCTCCGCTACGCCCCCGAACGTACTGCCTCCTGTGCGCGTTCTGATGACACTGTTggctgcctcctcctcggctgCTACTGAGCTTTGTTGCTTGGACTCGGTTCGACGCTATGGTCGCCTCGGACTCATTGCCTGGGCTGCCGGCACCAGCCTTGGCCAAATGGCAAATGCTACATGGCCTTTAGTGCTGACGTCGTCCATGGGAATGACACTGAGGGAGGGGACTGGATACATGTATCCATTGATTTTCACGATTCTTTTTGCCTACTTCGTCGTATTGCCAAGGAGCTCTTCTGCAACTGGCAATGGAGATGTTGATCTGGACAATCGATACACAGCGAGCTACTACGACACATCGCTGATGGAGGCCACCTCGACGACACTGGACAAAGATCCAAGGAAAATATCTCGGAACCCCGGAACGTTGGCTGCTACGACGATgcagtacctacctacaaTATTTCTTGCTTCAGCTGCGCAGGCCATGGTGTTTCCCGGAGTagccctcgccctcgatgGTTCTTCGTTTTCCTCCCTCCTGTCGTGGACATCTGCGCTTGCCTTTGCGCTTTATCTTGGCAATTTCACAGCACGATTGTCAACAATTCCATTCCGACTTGGGAACCACAGGGTTGTTTTGATTCTATTAGCCTGGATGGTGGCCTTGTTGTTGGCAgactccatcttcttccttgGTTCTAGTTGGGTTGTGCTTGGTGTGGCCCTTATTTCTGGCTTGTTAGGAGGCGCAGTATACATTGAGGTGTTTGACGGCGTACTGAAAGCGGTTTCTGACCATTCGGACTGCTTATTGAATCTTGGTATCGTCAGTGCCGGTGACACAATGGGCAGTCTATTAGGCGGGTTGGTTGGCTTGCTATGGGAGGCGGCAATTTGCAGTATGACTGTAGATACAGGGAGGTTCTGCCACAGAGCCCGTTGGAACCGAGACTACAGTCTGTAA
- a CDS encoding Secreted protein, translating to MHFSLTTVLAFAASASACYGGGQAWGNIRLEAVEFNGGENKYGCKNMGGGVRVNFRMRNGDDGGPRRTLDYATCIHFLKNPITNCNFGGEDNQGAWRPRADPNVGNC from the exons ATGCATTTCTCCCTCACCACCGTCCTTGCCTTCGCGGCGTCTGCTTCTGCTTGCTATGGAGGAGGCCAGGCCTGGGGCAACATCAGGCTTGAGGCT GTTGAGTTCAATGGTGGCGAAAACAAATACGGCTGCAAAAACATGGGCGGGGGCGTGAGGGTGAATTTTCGCATGAGAAACGGAGATGACGGCGGTCCTCGCCGTACACTCGACTATGCCACCTGCATCCATTTCCTCAAGAACCCAATCACGAACTGCAACTTTGGCGGTGAAGACAATCAGGGTGCTTGGAGGCCTCG CGCCGACCCCAACGTCGGCAACTGCTAA
- a CDS encoding Beta-ketoacyl synthase domain-containing protein has protein sequence MLPKDLDFFNCLSSVGGIVGSRGQGNYNAGNTYKDALMHNRRAHGLKDTSINVGVVLGIGITAERGEIPTYLESGAMIGVREKELLATVQAAMADELPVQSVVGLSTGGLPKQNGHDEPYWFEDGRFAHLRIYDTQSFAVVNEYTTAELQAALAAATSLAKPSELVCGALMRKLAKAMLTEIEDLDSSRPVNAYGVDSLVAVEARAWDVKSDVSVSDILSNVPVSQLAEIIAAKSQLVSASVRNVENTKDLWKNVGYW, from the exons ATGCTTCCCAAGgacctcgacttcttcaacTGTTTGTCCTCGGTGGGCGGCATCGTAGGCTCCCGAGGACAGGGAAACTACAACGCAGGTAACACTTACAAGGACGCTCTGATGCACAACCGTCGCGCCCACGGCCTCAAGGATACAAGCATCAACGTCGGTGTCGtgctcggcatcggcatcacgGCCGAGCGCGGCGAGATTCCGACTTACCTGGAATCGGGCGCCATGATCGGTGTCCGCGAGAAAGAGCTGCTGGCCACTGTTCAAGCAGCCATGGCCGACGAGCTCCCAGTCCAGTCGGTCGTCGGCCTCTCCACCGGCGGGTTGCCCAAGCAAAACGGCCACGATGAGCCTTACTGGTTTGAGGACGGCCGCTTTGCGCACCTGCGCATCTACGACACGCAGTCTTTTGCTGTGGTCAATGAGTATACGACGGCGGAGCTGCAGGctgcgctggcggcggccacgagCTTGGCGAAGCCGTCGGAGTTGGTGTGCGGTGCCCTGATGCGCAAGCTTGCCAAGGCGATGTTGACCGAAATCGAGGACCTGGATTCGAGCAGACCCGTGAATGCGTACGGCGTTGACAGTTTGGTGGCTGTCGAGGCGCGCGCCTGG GATGTCAAGAGCGACGTCAGCGTGTCCGACATTCTGAGCAACGTGCCCGTGTCGCAGTTGGCTGAGATCATTGCCGCAAAGAGTCAATTGGTCAGTGCGAGCGTCAGGAACGTGGAGAACACAAAGGATCTGTGGAAGAATGTGGGATACTGGTGA
- a CDS encoding EC13 protein — translation MKFFASLLAVAPLATSVMSLAVDKLDTRQNSCIGATYPVLSVNHLDRKEFQGEIDQRGSLGWLATPDVSVIFDFGATTPANPQLNFRILNKNSATWKAVILSNYVDTITTPARETVRISIDAARKVGTDSIPTILDGCVQLPRLDGTWYVQMES, via the coding sequence ATGAAGTTCTTTGCCTCTCTTTTGGCCGTTGCCCCTCTGGCTACTTCCGTCATGTCCCTAGCTGTTGACAAACTCGACACCCGTCAGAACTCTTGCATCGGCGCAACTTACCCTGTGTTGAGCGTCAACCATCTCGATCGGAAGGAATTCCAGGGCGAGATCGATCAGCGCGGCTCCCTTGGATGGCTTGCGACCCCGGATGTCAGTGTTATATTTGACTTCGGCGCTACCACACCGGCCAATCCCCAGTTGAACTTCAGGATTCTCAACAAAAATTCAGCTACTTGGAAGGCCGTAATCCTCAGCAACTATGTGGACACCATAACGACCCCGGCTAGGGAGACCGTTCGCATTTCGATTGACGCTGCTAGGAAGGTCGGGACCGACTCTATTCCGACTATCCTGGATGGATGCGTCCAACTCCCTCGCTTGGATGGTACTTGGTATGTGCAGATGGAGTCCTAG
- a CDS encoding Major facilitator superfamily transporter, protein MHLSSPRRCQPMSLDLHVGARYIWIMNGYFLTTVVVQPLVGQAADILGRRIPMLVSLSLFTLGSGLCGGSTSLPMLIAARLIQGFGGGGLFVMTDTITADLNPLRDRMKYVSMVMMFFTLGSFLGPIIGGAIVDNTTWRWVFYINLPVCAAALSLFSLFLRVNHKREGTIAQRLGRVDYSGNFILVCAVVSILIPLTWGSTTSSWKSWHILLPLLVGFAGLIFFGGHQGKSPVSPSCLSGSTATCLVLWATGLPSCTLHGIVLSWLSFFLPVYFQILLESTPLQSGVKLLAVVIPLAPAGMAGGIAIALTGHYKIVIVADFVLLSIAVGCITTLDANSSTAVWIVFQVLAGLGGGLSLTATLPAVQAPVPESDVAIATAAWAFARSFGAIWDAAIPSAVFDFRFDELFHLIPEPSVRDLLAHGVAYEHAIRLLIEQFDAQPVLKEQVIHALKRVWVVLIPFAIVPIGLALCMKEIELRKEFKTDFGLKETLEARGQKLQGWLNSG, encoded by the exons ATGCATCTATCCTCGCCACGTCGTTGCCAACCAATGTCTCTGGACCTCCACGTCGGCGCACGCTACATCTGGATCATGAACGGATACTTCCTCACTACTGTCGTTGTCCAACCATTGGTGGGACAAGCTGCCGATATTCTCGGCAGGAGGATTCCCATGCTCGTCTCTCTATCACTCTTCACACTCGGGAGTGGACTTTGCGGCGGATCGACTTCCTTGCCCATGCTTATTGCCGCGCGCCTAATCCAGGGGTTTGGGGGAGGAGGCTTATTCGTTATGACAGacaccatcaccgccgacCTCAACCCTTTGCGCGATCGCATGAAATACGTGTCCATGGTCATGATGTTCTT CACCCTAGGCTCTTTCCTGGGTCCCATCATCGGCGGTGCTATTGTCGACAACACGACCTGGCGCTGGGTCTTCTATATAAACTTGCCTGTTTGTGCGGCCGCCCtctcccttttctctctctttttaCGCGTCAATCACAAGCGAGAGGGCACCATTGCTCAACGGCTTGGACGGGTGGACTACTCCGGCAACTTCATTCTCGTATGCGCTGTTGTCTCGATTCTCATCCCGTTGACCTGGGGAAGCACTACCTCCAGCTGGAAATCATGGCATATTCTGTTGCCCCTTCTGGTCGGCTTCGCTGGGCTTATATTCTTTGGTGGACACCAGGGAAAGTCGCCCGTGAGCCCATCATGCCTCTCCGGGTCCACAGCAACATGTCTTGTGCTTTGGGCTACGGGATTACCTTCTTGCACGTTGCACGGAATCGTCCTCAGCTGGCTCAGCTTCTTTCTTCCAGTGTACTTCCAAATTCTCCTCGAGTCCACTCCCCTTCAGTCCGGAGtcaaactcctcgccgtTGTCATCCCTCTTGCCCCCGCCGGAATGGCCGGCGGCATCGCTATAGCTTTAACCGGTCACTACAAGATTGTCATCGTTGCCGACTTCGTCCTCCTGTCAATAGCGGTCGGCTGTATTACCACACTGGATGCCAactcctccaccgccgttTGGATTGTGTTCCAAGTTCTCGccgggctgggcggcggcctctcCCTGACCGCTACCCTGCCCGCTGTCCAGGCGCCGGTGCCCGAATCAGATGTGgccatcgccaccgccgcgTGGGCTTTCGCGCGGTCTTTTGGAGCCATCTGGGATGCCGCCATCCCTTCCGCCGTCTTCGATTTCCGTTTCGACGAGCTTTTCCATCTCATCCCTGAGCCGTCGGTGCGTGACCTGCTCGCCCACGGTGTCGCGTATGAGCATGCCATCCGCTTGCTCATTGAGCAGTTTGACGCTCAGCCAGTGCTCAAGGAACAGGTCATCCAT GCACTCAAGAGAGTTTGGGTTGTTCTGATTCCGTTTGCTATTGTTCCCATTGGTCTGGCTCTCTGCATGAAGGAGATTGAGCTGAGAAAAGAGTTCAAAACCGACTTCGGACTCAAAGAAACACTGGAAGCCCGAGGCCAAAAACTGCAAGGTTGGTTAAATAGTGGATAA
- a CDS encoding 3-oxo-5-alpha-steroid 4-dehydrogenase produces the protein MALVEGWLPPTRENWETLTIVWQLSWPVFGSLQYFISWYGMGKTSVQSRLNIPGRLAWFLMEIPGVTTLLYIMNTLPAQLGIHDLPWQNKVLAGLFVRPMSPLSLLIRVLPQTHNARSVQLTMTTKTIHYAYRAVIFPIVQPSMSPIHLLVALSALSFQLMNGACLGSYLAAYGPTTKAQWDAALGFGGVAQFVAGIAIFYVGLAGNYFHDEELREIRRAEQRRQEKAVAASKGGNGGKGVHKHYRIPEAMLFRYMLYPHYFCEWVEWFGFWMASGWSVPGRAFLLNEIFVMFPRARSGRRWYVDQFGEEKIRKKWTIVPGVY, from the exons ATGGCGCTTGTCGAGGGCTGGTTGCCGCCCACTCGGGAGAACTGGGAGACCCTCACCATCGTGTGGCAGCTTTCCTGGCCCGTG TTTGGCTCGCTGCAATACTTCATCAGCTGGTACGGTATGGGCAAGACATCGGTCCAGAGCCGCCTCAACATCCCCGGCCGCCTCGCCTGGTTCCTGATGGAGATCCCTGGCGTCACTACCCTGCTGTACATCATGAACACCCTGCCCGCCCAGCTCGGCATCCACGACCTGCCGTGGCAGAACAAGGTGCTCGCCGGCCTATTCGTACGTCCCAtgtcccccctctctcttcttaTTCGGGTCTTACCACAAACCCACAACGCGAGATCCGTACAACTGACAATGACGACCAAGACGATCCACTACGCCTATCGCGCAGTCATCTTCCCCATCGTGCAGCCCTCCATGTCGCCCAtccacctcctcgtcgccctttCCGCCCTGTCTTTCCAGCTAATGAACGGCGCCTGTCTGGGCAGCTACCTCGCCGCCTACGGGCCCACCACAAAGGCCCAGTGggatgccgccctcggcttcggcggcgtcgcccagttcgtcgccggcatcgccatcttctatgtcggcctcgccggcaacTACTTtcacgacgaggagctccgCGAGatccgccgcgccgagcaGCGGCGCCAGGAAAAGGCCGTCGCTGCCAGCAaaggcggcaacggcggcaagggtgtGCACAAGCACTACCGCATCCCCGAAGCCATGCTGTTCCGCTACATGTTGTATCCGCACTACTTCTGCGAGTGGGTCGAGTGGTTCGGCTTCTGGATGGCGAGCGGCTGGAGCGTCCCCGGCCGGGCTTTCCTCCTCAACGAGATCTTTGTCATGTTCCCGCGCGCGAGGAGCGGCAGGCGCTGGTACGTCGACCAGTTTGGCGAGGAGAAGATCCGGAAGAAGTGGACCATTGTCCCGGGCGTCTACTGA